CTCAGGGCAACCCGCATGAAATGCCGGTCATCGTCGCTAAAGCTTGCCCCGGCCATGGTTACTGTTCCGATGTTTCTTCGCTGTCTTGCATGTTTTCTACAAAAGCCTCAAAATCCTTGGCTTCGCAGAAATCCTTGTAAACCGACGCATAACGAACATAGGCAACCTGATCAAGCGCACTTAGGGCCTCCATCACGATGCCGCCGATTGTATCGGTTGTAATGTCGCTTTCGCCGCTGCTTTCAAGGCGGCGCTGAATGCCGTTCAGGGCCTTTTCAACGCGTTCATCCTCGATCGGGCGTTTGCGACACGCCAGAAAAATGGACCGCGCCAGTTTGTCGCGGTCGAAAAGTTCACGCTGCCCGTCTTTTTTCACCACCATCAATTCCCGCAATTGAACACGTTCAAATGTGGTGAATCGCGATCCACAGGCCGGACAAAACCGGCGCCGGCGAATGGCGTGGTTTTCTTCGGTCGGACGGGAGTCCTTTACCTGGGTATCGTCGTGACTACAAAACGGGCAGCGCATTGTCTGTTCTCGCTATATTTCAGAGAAATCAGCTATAGATCGGGAACTTATTGCAAAGGTCCTGAACCTGGGCGCGAACCGAAGCTTCAACTTCGGCATCGCCTTCCGGCTGGTCAACCAGGGCATCAAGAACATCGGCAATCAGCTTGCCGATCAGTTTGAATTCTTCGGTGCCAAATCCGCGCGTGGTGCCCGCCGGGGTGCCCAGACGAATACCGGAAGTGACAGTCGGCTTTTCGGTATCAAACGGGATACCGTTTTTGTTACACGTGATCCCTGCCCGTTCCAGCGCCACATCAGCGATGTTGCCTTTCAGGCCCTTCGGACGCAGGTCAACCAGCATCAGATGGGTATCAGTACCGTTGGTGACAATGTTAAAGCCACGCGACTGAAGGACGTCCGCCAGAACGCGGGCATTATCAACCACCTGCTGGGCATAGGACTTGAATTCCGGACGCAGCGCTTCACCAAAGGCAACAGCCTTGGCCGCAATCACATGCATCAGCGGACCACCCTGCAGACCCGGGAACACGGCAGAATTGATCTTTTTGCCGATTTCCAGATTGTTCGACAGGATCATGCCGCCACGCGGACCACGCAGGGTTTTGTGCGTGGTGGTGGTCACAACATCAGCATAGGGAAGCGGGCTCGGATGTACGCCACCGGCAACCAGCCCGGCGAAATGGGCCATATCAACC
The window above is part of the Thalassospira marina genome. Proteins encoded here:
- the glyA gene encoding serine hydroxymethyltransferase encodes the protein MSFNGFFSTGLSDADPALFKSVADELDRQKNQIELIASENIVSKAVMEAQGSVLTNKYAEGYPSRRYYGGCEYVDVAEELAINRAKELFGCEFVNVQPHSGAQANGAVMLALLQPGDTVLGMSLDAGGHLTHGARPALSGKWFNAVQYGVREQDFLIDYDHVEALAVEHNPKLIIAGGSAIPRQIDFKRFREIADKVGAYLMVDMAHFAGLVAGGVHPSPLPYADVVTTTTHKTLRGPRGGMILSNNLEIGKKINSAVFPGLQGGPLMHVIAAKAVAFGEALRPEFKSYAQQVVDNARVLADVLQSRGFNIVTNGTDTHLMLVDLRPKGLKGNIADVALERAGITCNKNGIPFDTEKPTVTSGIRLGTPAGTTRGFGTEEFKLIGKLIADVLDALVDQPEGDAEVEASVRAQVQDLCNKFPIYS
- the nrdR gene encoding transcriptional regulator NrdR codes for the protein MRCPFCSHDDTQVKDSRPTEENHAIRRRRFCPACGSRFTTFERVQLRELMVVKKDGQRELFDRDKLARSIFLACRKRPIEDERVEKALNGIQRRLESSGESDITTDTIGGIVMEALSALDQVAYVRYASVYKDFCEAKDFEAFVENMQDSEETSEQ